The Desulfovibrio sp. sequence GTTGAAGGTCTCACAGCTTCAAGGACTCAAAATCGGTGATACTCTTCCAATCGTCGAAGAGAAGACTGGGAAGCAGAACGTGTTGATGGTCAACAAGTCTGTGTTCAAAGTCTTCCAAGAGTACCTTGACGCATACAAGCCTAGTTCTGAATCGTATGTGTTCTTCTCACGCAAAGGTAGGGAGCATCTGACTGTTGAGGCGTGTAACAGGATGGTCAAAAGTTGGTGCAGAGCGGTAGGACTAAAGGGCAACTACGGAACACACACGTTGAGAAAGACATGGGGATATATTCAACACTCAAGATTTGGTGCTTCAAGCGAAATTATATGCCGCCGCTTCAACCATTCAAGTCCTCGTGTAACAATGCGCTACCTTGGTATTACTTCGGCTGACGTAGAAACAGCTCTTTTGAGAGACTTGTAGGATGACAACGTAGGGTGCCTATATCGCAGATACATAGACACCCTACACCGCAAGTATTTTATTGCTTAGTTCCGAAAGATACTTTTTTGATCATGCTTTTCCCGTCTCTAAGAATTTCAACATCAACCTCTTTTCCTGCAAGTCCCTCCCATGTTGACCTCCAGTTCTGCATTGACATTTCCACTGTATCCAATTTTATGACAATATCGCCATCCATAAGCCCACCAACGTCTGCTGGCGAGTTATTCATCACTGCTGTAACCAAAACTCCCTTGTCTAAATTTAGCTTTTT is a genomic window containing:
- a CDS encoding site-specific integrase gives rise to the protein MNVEPIRDINAVENIKKILNGNVRDRLLFVLGINNGLRIGDILKLKVSQLQGLKIGDTLPIVEEKTGKQNVLMVNKSVFKVFQEYLDAYKPSSESYVFFSRKGREHLTVEACNRMVKSWCRAVGLKGNYGTHTLRKTWGYIQHSRFGASSEIICRRFNHSSPRVTMRYLGITSADVETALLRDL